In one window of Candidatus Deferrimicrobiaceae bacterium DNA:
- a CDS encoding alpha-amylase/4-alpha-glucanotransferase domain-containing protein translates to MSAASGSSGRTLVLCFHNHQPVGNFDSVLEEATHKSYRPFLQTLSRYPGVKATLHYTGYLLDWLIRNAPDVVDLLRAMAASGQVELLGGGMYEPILTLLPERDRQGQLQALASRLEGTFGKRPDGIWLAERVWEPGLVPTLAAAGVKYLPLDDYHFLRAGLSPEELDGVWLTESDGATLKVFPGSEALRYLIPFGSVDESLAAVDRMTSRDVPCPAAIFADDGEKFGVWPGTHHSVYEEGWLSRFFEGIEARRQDGLATMTFGEYVDQAPVRGRIYLPTCSYVEMGEWALPPKQASRFDELLRSFREGNHPELKPFAQGGTFRNFLRKYEESNLLHKRMWGVSARVEAACAGAGEAAAAAMRNDLYCSQSNDVYWHGVFGGIYLNHLREAAWTHLLRAESAADRLLSGEGGWTQAVRGDLDADDGAELLLKTPELTLLFHSHDGGSITEISLPRRGIALGHVLTRREEAYHARFRQAGGHFDGSTSIHDVLVLKDPSVLDALETDPCQRASLRETFFGEGVTPAEILAGAAPLCTTAGCEAGIAVAEHDGTILVSQDVPMCCDQASLTVEKSVEAAAGAERFIVRYRLVNHGKSRSAGTFATEWNLNFLSGGYDRWIAGGGDGDVSLSGREVAPESNGFRIFDVWRKISVGAQSDRPFTLVRYPVETASLSEAGAEKIHQGVCLRLLFPIHLHPGESAQFSVTWDVASFIQGGG, encoded by the coding sequence ATGTCAGCAGCTTCCGGCTCATCCGGCCGCACGCTCGTCCTGTGCTTCCACAACCACCAGCCGGTGGGCAACTTCGATTCCGTCCTTGAAGAGGCGACGCACAAGTCGTACCGTCCGTTCCTCCAGACGCTGTCCCGGTACCCCGGCGTCAAGGCGACGCTCCACTACACCGGCTACCTGCTCGACTGGCTGATCCGGAACGCGCCCGACGTCGTCGACCTGCTGCGCGCGATGGCCGCGTCGGGGCAGGTCGAGCTGCTCGGCGGCGGCATGTACGAGCCGATCCTGACGCTGCTCCCCGAGCGCGACCGGCAGGGGCAGCTTCAGGCGCTTGCTTCGCGCCTCGAGGGGACGTTCGGCAAGCGTCCCGACGGCATCTGGCTGGCCGAGCGCGTCTGGGAACCGGGGCTGGTGCCCACGCTCGCCGCCGCCGGCGTGAAATATTTGCCGCTCGACGACTACCACTTCCTGCGCGCCGGGCTTTCGCCCGAGGAGCTCGACGGCGTCTGGCTCACCGAATCCGACGGCGCCACGCTCAAGGTGTTCCCGGGCAGCGAGGCGCTGCGCTATCTCATCCCGTTCGGCAGCGTCGACGAGTCGCTGGCCGCGGTCGACCGGATGACTTCGCGCGACGTGCCGTGTCCCGCCGCGATCTTTGCCGACGACGGCGAGAAGTTCGGCGTGTGGCCCGGGACGCACCACAGCGTCTACGAGGAAGGGTGGCTGTCGCGCTTCTTCGAAGGGATCGAGGCCCGTCGGCAGGACGGCCTGGCGACGATGACGTTCGGCGAGTACGTCGACCAGGCGCCGGTGCGCGGGCGCATCTACCTGCCCACCTGCTCCTACGTCGAGATGGGCGAATGGGCGCTTCCGCCGAAGCAGGCGTCGCGCTTCGACGAGCTGCTGCGGTCCTTTCGCGAGGGGAACCACCCGGAGCTGAAGCCGTTCGCCCAGGGCGGCACCTTCCGCAACTTCCTGCGCAAGTACGAGGAGAGCAACCTGCTCCACAAGCGGATGTGGGGCGTCAGCGCGCGGGTCGAGGCGGCATGCGCGGGGGCCGGGGAGGCCGCCGCTGCGGCGATGCGCAACGACCTCTATTGCTCCCAGAGCAACGACGTCTACTGGCACGGCGTCTTCGGCGGCATCTACCTCAACCATCTCCGGGAGGCGGCCTGGACGCACCTGCTGCGCGCCGAGAGCGCGGCCGACCGGCTCCTTTCCGGCGAGGGGGGCTGGACGCAGGCGGTCCGGGGCGACCTCGATGCCGACGACGGCGCCGAACTGCTGCTGAAGACGCCGGAACTGACGCTGCTGTTCCACTCGCACGACGGCGGGTCGATCACCGAAATCTCCCTTCCCCGGCGCGGGATCGCGCTCGGGCACGTCCTCACCCGCCGGGAGGAGGCGTACCACGCCCGGTTCCGGCAGGCGGGGGGGCATTTCGACGGATCGACCAGCATCCACGACGTCCTGGTCCTCAAGGATCCCAGCGTGCTCGATGCGCTCGAGACCGACCCCTGCCAGCGGGCCTCGCTGCGCGAGACGTTCTTCGGCGAGGGTGTGACGCCGGCCGAGATCCTGGCCGGGGCGGCGCCGCTCTGCACGACCGCCGGCTGCGAGGCGGGTATCGCCGTGGCCGAGCACGACGGGACGATCCTCGTGTCGCAGGACGTCCCGATGTGCTGCGACCAGGCATCGTTGACGGTCGAGAAGTCGGTCGAGGCCGCCGCCGGCGCCGAACGGTTCATCGTTCGCTACCGGCTTGTCAACCACGGCAAGAGCCGGTCGGCCGGAACCTTCGCCACCGAATGGAACCTCAACTTCCTGTCGGGCGGCTACGACCGCTGGATCGCGGGAGGCGGCGACGGCGACGTATCGCTTTCCGGCCGCGAGGTCGCTCCCGAATCGAACGGCTTCCGGATCTTCGACGTCTGGCGGAAGATCTCGGTGGGCGCGCAATCCGATCGCCCGTTCACGCTGGTTCGCTACCCCGTCGAGACGGCCTCGCTGTCCGAGGCGGGCGCCGAAAAGATCCACCAGGGGGTTTGCCTGCGGCTTCTCTTCCCGATCCACCTGCACCCGGGGGAAAGCGCACAGTTCTCGGTGACGTGGGACGTCGCCTCATTTATCCAAGGAGGGGGATGA
- the mce gene encoding methylmalonyl-CoA epimerase — protein sequence MIRKIAHIGVAVKSLDAAIPYYRDVLGLALVGIEEVAEQKIRAAVFRVGESTIEVIESTSPDGPVGKFVEKNGEGIHHLCFDVADTAQALADAKAKGARLIDETPRDGVHGMKIGFLHPKSTFGVLTEFAQEGEDSH from the coding sequence ATGATCCGGAAGATTGCGCATATCGGCGTCGCGGTGAAAAGCCTCGACGCCGCGATCCCGTATTACCGGGATGTTCTCGGGCTCGCGCTTGTCGGCATCGAGGAAGTCGCCGAGCAGAAGATCCGCGCGGCGGTGTTCCGCGTCGGCGAAAGCACGATCGAGGTGATCGAGTCCACGTCGCCCGACGGTCCGGTCGGCAAGTTCGTCGAGAAGAACGGCGAGGGGATCCACCACCTCTGCTTCGACGTCGCCGACACCGCGCAGGCGCTGGCCGACGCGAAGGCCAAGGGCGCCCGCCTCATCGACGAGACGCCCCGCGACGGCGTGCACGGCATGAAGATCGGCTTCCTCCATCCGAAATCGACCTTCGGCGTGCTCACCGAATTCGCCCAGGAAGGCGAGGATTCCCACTGA
- a CDS encoding OmpP1/FadL family transporter: MKKNSTLAAIAAAMLTTSVAATGTMAAGFRLPEAGAKAMGMGFAFTAQADDPSAIYYNPAGITQLEGNNAMAGVTAVRENGGKFAGTTPLSGGAGITETQKTLDFFIPNAYATHKTKGSAVAWGIGVFTPFGLGQEYKDKGTSFFRNQATRIDLKTVVINPTVAFKIGDALSVGVGIDYMMGWANLEKFAVGGTGTNLAYSKLKGDGDAWGYNAGILLTPSPYWQAGFSYRSPFDLKAKDADLTLSQNLTPFPVSSKADAVISMPATAALGIAIRPVDRLTVEADLDWTFWSAYRELNVVNRTVPQLSSTPTGRNKQWNDVCAVRVGTEYKVTDPLALRLGFAYDPTPAPFETTGAELPDANRLNYMVGAGYKIGPLTLDASYFYLQKKNRTLNNVRLEENGNPIGMNGMWKGTAHLVSLDLGYRF, encoded by the coding sequence ATGAAAAAGAATTCGACGCTGGCCGCGATCGCGGCTGCAATGCTAACGACCTCGGTCGCCGCGACGGGGACCATGGCCGCGGGCTTCCGGCTTCCCGAGGCGGGCGCCAAGGCGATGGGCATGGGCTTCGCCTTCACGGCGCAGGCCGACGATCCCTCCGCGATCTACTACAATCCGGCGGGCATCACCCAGCTCGAGGGCAACAACGCGATGGCGGGCGTGACCGCCGTCCGGGAGAACGGCGGAAAGTTCGCCGGCACGACCCCGCTGTCGGGCGGTGCGGGGATCACCGAGACCCAGAAGACGCTCGACTTCTTCATCCCGAATGCCTATGCCACGCACAAGACCAAGGGGAGCGCCGTCGCCTGGGGCATCGGTGTCTTCACGCCGTTCGGCCTCGGCCAGGAATACAAGGACAAGGGCACGAGCTTCTTCCGCAATCAGGCCACCCGGATCGACCTGAAGACGGTCGTCATCAATCCCACGGTCGCGTTCAAGATCGGCGACGCCCTGTCGGTCGGCGTCGGCATCGATTACATGATGGGCTGGGCGAACCTCGAGAAGTTCGCCGTGGGCGGGACGGGGACCAACCTGGCCTACTCCAAGCTCAAGGGCGACGGCGATGCGTGGGGCTACAACGCCGGCATCCTCTTGACGCCGTCCCCGTATTGGCAGGCGGGCTTCAGCTACCGGTCGCCGTTCGATCTCAAGGCCAAGGATGCCGATCTGACGCTGTCGCAGAACCTGACCCCGTTTCCCGTCAGTTCGAAGGCCGACGCCGTCATCTCGATGCCGGCCACGGCCGCCCTCGGCATCGCGATCCGGCCGGTCGACCGGTTGACTGTCGAGGCCGACCTCGACTGGACCTTCTGGAGCGCGTATCGGGAGCTCAACGTCGTCAACCGTACCGTCCCGCAGCTGAGCTCGACTCCCACGGGGCGCAACAAGCAGTGGAACGACGTCTGCGCCGTCCGCGTCGGGACCGAATACAAGGTGACCGACCCGCTCGCGCTTCGGCTGGGCTTCGCCTACGACCCGACCCCCGCTCCCTTCGAGACGACAGGGGCCGAGCTGCCCGACGCCAACCGCCTCAACTACATGGTCGGCGCCGGCTACAAGATCGGCCCGCTCACGCTCGATGCCTCCTACTTCTACCTGCAGAAGAAGAACCGCACCTTGAACAATGTCCGGCTCGAGGAGAACGGGAACCCGATCGGCATGAACGGCATGTGGAAGGGCACCGCCCACCTCGTGTCGCTCGACCTCGGCTACAGGTTCTAG
- a CDS encoding retropepsin-like aspartic protease, which produces MREDAEQASQRTAEEARKAREAMERSLETPVTIRGNQVLVPVEIGYGGRTLTVQLVLDTGSTNTLLYRQSVGELDLDRAERVVSELAGGHRVATLLVRLDTIKVGPWVAADVEAIVMNRTGRDSGEDGLLGMDFLGRRDYKIDFDRSVIRWAPPEAPKRRSP; this is translated from the coding sequence ATGCGCGAGGATGCCGAACAGGCGTCGCAGCGCACTGCGGAAGAAGCGCGGAAGGCGCGCGAAGCCATGGAACGATCGCTCGAGACGCCCGTGACCATCCGGGGAAACCAGGTGCTGGTCCCGGTCGAGATCGGGTACGGGGGGAGGACGCTCACGGTGCAGCTCGTCCTGGATACCGGTTCGACAAACACGCTGCTGTATCGCCAGTCGGTCGGCGAACTCGACCTGGACCGCGCCGAAAGGGTGGTCAGCGAGCTGGCGGGCGGCCACCGGGTGGCGACCCTCCTGGTCCGGCTCGATACGATCAAGGTCGGCCCCTGGGTCGCCGCCGACGTGGAGGCGATCGTCATGAACCGCACGGGGCGCGATTCCGGGGAAGACGGGCTGCTGGGCATGGACTTTCTCGGAAGGCGCGACTACAAGATCGACTTCGACCGTTCGGTCATCCGCTGGGCGCCCCCGGAAGCGCCGAAGCGGCGATCTCCCTGA
- a CDS encoding tetratricopeptide repeat protein: protein MISSPRFSGNSFRFPLVLILALGLGISGGPDALARPKAGGKAKAQAVDWRTRAEALLAAGRLAEARAAFEKAVAARPGDARAQLQLGLLYEKEGIPARAIEAYEKGFRNPPPGFDRLRINLASLYNLAGHSDRALRLLEGRVADADRDATAHLVYGASWLATGKADRALAQFRIVQALEPASLRGALAAGSALRALGRYDESIGTLEKAARAFPGDSSAHFQLAESLAAAGKFARAQSHYRQAESAGGDPVAIRRRLADVSLAMKDYPAAIAALEALRRNTPADPELAGALAAAYEEAGQPRGAEKVLRDLVARVPGSASAHFRLGVVLGLQDHPAEAAAQFRKAQALAPDDASVARALAVACRRSGDAAGAEEAARRLLRLRPDDADSVAMNAVLLRDRGKGSEAIALYRAFVARHPTDPAALSDLAELQDEAGRHGEAIETARRAVSANPGFATAHDRLGWILLRRGDRTAALPPLEKAVRLSPGEPAILYHYAEALYRNGRAREALAAVERALAASTSFPGVQDAVSLRKKLVEGGRH from the coding sequence ATGATCTCCTCTCCCCGGTTCTCGGGAAATAGCTTCCGCTTCCCGCTCGTCCTGATCCTGGCGCTCGGGCTGGGCATTTCCGGCGGCCCGGACGCCCTGGCACGCCCGAAGGCCGGCGGCAAGGCCAAGGCCCAGGCCGTCGACTGGCGCACCCGGGCCGAGGCGCTCCTGGCCGCAGGCCGTTTGGCCGAAGCGCGCGCGGCGTTCGAAAAAGCGGTTGCGGCCAGGCCGGGCGACGCCCGCGCGCAACTCCAGCTCGGCCTCCTCTACGAAAAGGAAGGAATCCCCGCGCGGGCCATCGAGGCCTACGAGAAGGGATTCCGGAATCCCCCCCCTGGCTTCGACCGTCTGCGCATCAACCTGGCATCGCTCTACAACCTGGCCGGCCACTCCGACCGGGCGCTCCGGCTACTTGAGGGCCGGGTCGCCGACGCCGACCGCGACGCCACGGCCCACCTCGTCTACGGCGCCTCATGGCTCGCCACCGGGAAGGCCGACCGGGCGCTCGCGCAGTTCCGGATCGTGCAGGCCCTCGAACCGGCCTCGCTGCGGGGCGCGCTGGCGGCCGGCTCCGCGCTGCGGGCGCTGGGCCGATACGACGAATCCATCGGGACGCTCGAAAAGGCGGCGCGCGCTTTCCCGGGCGATTCCTCCGCCCACTTCCAGCTCGCCGAGTCGCTGGCGGCCGCCGGAAAATTCGCGCGTGCCCAGAGCCACTACCGGCAGGCCGAAAGCGCCGGCGGCGACCCCGTCGCGATCCGGCGGCGGCTGGCCGATGTTTCCCTCGCGATGAAGGACTACCCGGCGGCGATCGCGGCGCTCGAGGCGCTCCGCCGCAACACGCCGGCCGATCCCGAGCTGGCCGGCGCGCTGGCCGCGGCTTATGAGGAGGCGGGCCAGCCCCGGGGGGCCGAGAAGGTGTTGCGCGACCTCGTGGCGCGCGTGCCCGGCAGCGCCTCCGCCCATTTCCGGCTCGGCGTCGTGCTGGGCCTCCAGGACCACCCCGCCGAGGCGGCGGCGCAGTTCCGCAAGGCGCAGGCGCTGGCGCCCGACGACGCCTCGGTGGCGCGCGCCCTGGCGGTCGCCTGCCGCCGATCGGGAGACGCGGCCGGCGCCGAGGAGGCTGCCCGGCGCCTCCTCCGGCTGCGGCCCGACGACGCCGACAGCGTCGCGATGAATGCCGTCCTCCTGCGCGACCGGGGGAAAGGGAGCGAAGCGATTGCGCTCTACCGGGCGTTCGTGGCGCGCCACCCCACCGACCCGGCGGCGCTCTCCGACCTGGCCGAGCTGCAGGACGAGGCGGGCCGGCACGGCGAAGCGATAGAGACCGCCCGGCGCGCGGTTTCCGCAAATCCCGGCTTCGCGACGGCGCACGACCGGCTGGGCTGGATCCTCTTGCGACGCGGAGACCGGACCGCGGCGCTTCCCCCGCTCGAAAAAGCAGTCCGGCTGTCGCCCGGCGAGCCCGCCATTCTCTACCACTATGCGGAAGCGCTCTACCGCAATGGGCGGGCCCGGGAGGCGCTGGCCGCCGTCGAGCGCGCACTCGCGGCCTCGACGTCCTTCCCGGGCGTGCAAGACGCGGTTTCGCTACGCAAAAAGCTCGTTGAAGGGGGCCGTCATTAG
- a CDS encoding MdtA/MuxA family multidrug efflux RND transporter periplasmic adaptor subunit, with translation MQRKKKSRKPSRETVPAPTSPGFHAAQTSGTSPASPSPLARKRLLTAAAAIAVVVAAGAIFLTCSDRGKAALPKSGAAPAARSAPVSVAAARKGDVGVYLNGLGAVVPVNTVTVRSRVDGQLLEVLFREGQVVSPGTLLARIDPRPFEAQLAQAEGALARDQALLQNARLDLDRYRLLLKQDSIARQQPETQEALVRQYEGVVKSDQGVVDNAKLQLSYSRIAAPIPGRLGLRLVDAGNIVHAGDPGGLVVITQLQPIKVIFSIPEDALPQLLPRMKGGRRLQVEAYDREGKKLLATGYLQMIDNQIDPATGTVKLQAIFGNQGNALFPNQFVNARLLLEVRKGTVVVPSAAILRNPQGAFVYVVKQDNTVTSRPVVPGPSQEDDTSVASGLAVGESVVVDGADRLRDGAKVDILGAGGGTAKERGAKKGRR, from the coding sequence ATGCAACGGAAGAAAAAGTCCCGAAAGCCATCCCGCGAGACCGTTCCGGCGCCGACCTCGCCCGGGTTCCACGCTGCGCAAACTTCCGGCACGTCCCCCGCATCCCCGTCGCCCTTGGCCCGCAAGCGGCTTTTGACCGCGGCTGCGGCGATCGCTGTGGTCGTTGCAGCCGGCGCGATCTTCCTGACCTGCAGCGACCGGGGGAAAGCCGCCTTGCCGAAATCGGGCGCCGCCCCGGCTGCCCGGAGCGCCCCCGTCAGCGTGGCGGCCGCGCGAAAGGGCGACGTCGGGGTCTATTTAAACGGCCTGGGGGCGGTCGTCCCGGTCAACACGGTCACCGTCCGGAGCCGGGTCGACGGGCAACTGCTGGAGGTGCTATTCCGGGAGGGCCAGGTCGTTTCCCCGGGGACGCTCCTGGCGCGGATCGATCCGCGGCCCTTCGAGGCGCAGCTCGCGCAGGCCGAGGGCGCACTGGCCCGCGACCAGGCACTCCTCCAGAACGCCCGGCTCGACCTCGACCGGTATCGCCTCCTCCTCAAGCAGGATTCGATCGCCCGGCAGCAGCCCGAGACGCAGGAGGCGCTGGTGCGCCAGTACGAAGGCGTCGTCAAGTCCGACCAGGGGGTCGTCGACAACGCGAAGCTCCAGCTGTCCTATTCCCGGATCGCCGCCCCGATTCCCGGGCGGCTCGGATTGCGTCTCGTGGACGCGGGGAACATCGTCCACGCCGGCGATCCCGGGGGGCTGGTCGTCATCACCCAGCTCCAGCCGATCAAGGTGATCTTCTCGATCCCCGAGGACGCCCTTCCGCAGCTGTTGCCCCGGATGAAAGGGGGCCGCCGTCTGCAGGTCGAGGCGTACGACCGCGAGGGGAAGAAGTTGCTGGCCACCGGCTATCTCCAGATGATCGACAACCAGATCGACCCGGCGACCGGCACCGTCAAGCTCCAGGCGATCTTCGGGAACCAGGGCAATGCGCTGTTTCCCAACCAGTTCGTCAACGCCCGCCTTCTCCTCGAGGTCCGCAAGGGAACCGTCGTGGTCCCGTCCGCGGCGATCCTGCGCAACCCCCAAGGCGCCTTCGTCTATGTGGTGAAGCAGGACAATACCGTCACGTCCAGGCCGGTGGTCCCCGGACCGTCGCAAGAGGACGACACTTCCGTCGCGTCCGGGCTTGCGGTCGGCGAGAGCGTCGTCGTCGACGGGGCCGACAGGCTCCGGGACGGCGCCAAGGTCGACATCCTCGGCGCGGGGGGAGGAACGGCGAAGGAGCGCGGCGCGAAAAAGGGACGCCGATGA
- a CDS encoding multidrug efflux RND transporter permease subunit, whose protein sequence is MNLSRPFIVRPVATTLLMAAILLAGGVAYRLLPVSALPQVDYPTIQVTTFYPGASPDVMASSVTAPLERQFGQMPGLKQMTSNSSSGCSVITLQFSLDLDLDVAEQQVQAAINAGFNFLPRDLPNPPVYSKVNPADAPILTMALSSKTLTLPQVEDLADTRFAQKISQLPGVGLVRISGGQRPAVRIHVNPTALASYGLTLEDLRASIGTANVNQAKGGFDGPRQSAIIGANDQLLSSREYRPLIIAYRNGAPIRLTDVADVVDDAENVNQAAWMNETPAVIVNIQRQPGANVIAVVDRVKALLPQLKNSLPASIEVSLLTDRTTTIRASVHDVQLELMLAVFLVVLVMFLFLRNLPATVIPSIAVPLSLIGTFGVMYLLGYSLNNLSLMALTISTGFVVDDAIVMIENISRYIEEGETPLQAALKGSAQIGFTILSLTVSLIAVLIPLLFMGDVVGRLFREFAVTLGVTILISAVVSLTLTPMMCAKLLRHHPPKDAEAVSKFKFYDRVVAGYGRTLRVVLRHQGLTLLVAAGTLVLTIALYVFVPKGFFPVQDTGVILGVSEAPQSISFTEMARRQQALAGVILADPAVESLSSFIGVDGTNATLNSGRVLINLKPLDKRDADATGVIRRLQPALVKLGGIMLYLQPVQDLSVEDRVSRTQYQYTLEDPDMKELAIWTPRLVERLRALPELRDVSADIQDQGLRASLVIDRATASRLGITPQMIDDALYDAFGQRQVSTIFTQLNQYRVVLAVKPDFSRGPAGLDAIRVRSAGGGQVPLSAIARIEETTGTLVVSRQGQFPVTTLSFNLAPGESLGAASKAVTAATAGLGIPASIRGGFQGTAAAFHDSLANEPILILAALVTVYIVLGVLYESYIHPVTILSTLPSAGVGAILALLLFRIEFTVIALIGLILLIGIVKKNAIMMIDFALEAERKEGKPPDEAIYQACLLRFRPIMMTTMAALLGALPMAAGSGVGSELRRPMGIAIVGGLILSQLLTLYTTPVIYLAFDRLARRVTGRSAASEIAETDPVAP, encoded by the coding sequence ATGAACCTTTCCCGCCCGTTTATCGTCCGGCCGGTCGCCACCACGTTGCTGATGGCGGCGATCCTCCTGGCCGGGGGGGTGGCCTACCGACTGCTGCCGGTGTCGGCGCTGCCTCAGGTCGACTACCCCACCATCCAGGTGACCACCTTCTATCCCGGCGCAAGTCCCGACGTCATGGCGTCCTCCGTCACCGCGCCGCTCGAGCGGCAGTTCGGCCAGATGCCGGGGCTCAAGCAGATGACGTCGAACAGCTCCAGCGGATGCTCGGTCATCACGCTCCAGTTCAGCCTCGACCTCGACCTCGACGTCGCCGAGCAGCAGGTTCAGGCCGCGATCAACGCGGGCTTCAACTTCCTGCCGCGCGACTTGCCCAACCCGCCGGTCTACAGCAAGGTGAATCCGGCCGACGCCCCCATCCTGACGATGGCGCTCTCCTCGAAGACGCTGACGCTGCCGCAGGTCGAGGACCTCGCCGACACCCGCTTTGCCCAGAAGATCTCGCAGCTCCCCGGCGTGGGGCTCGTCCGCATCAGCGGCGGGCAGCGTCCGGCCGTCCGGATCCACGTCAATCCGACCGCCCTGGCCTCATACGGCCTGACGCTCGAGGATCTTCGGGCGTCGATCGGCACCGCCAACGTCAACCAGGCCAAGGGGGGGTTCGACGGGCCGCGGCAGTCGGCCATCATCGGCGCCAACGACCAGCTGCTGTCCAGCCGCGAATACCGGCCGCTGATCATCGCCTACCGGAACGGCGCGCCGATCCGCCTGACCGACGTCGCCGACGTGGTCGACGACGCCGAGAACGTCAACCAGGCGGCGTGGATGAACGAGACGCCCGCGGTGATCGTCAACATCCAGCGTCAGCCGGGCGCCAATGTCATCGCGGTGGTCGATCGCGTCAAGGCGCTGCTTCCGCAGCTCAAGAACTCCCTGCCCGCGTCCATCGAGGTGTCGCTGCTTACCGACCGGACCACGACCATCCGGGCCTCCGTCCACGACGTCCAGCTAGAACTGATGCTGGCGGTCTTCCTGGTCGTCCTCGTCATGTTCCTCTTCCTGCGCAACCTGCCGGCGACGGTCATCCCCAGCATCGCCGTGCCGCTGTCGCTCATCGGCACCTTCGGCGTGATGTACCTGCTCGGCTACAGCCTCAACAACCTGTCGCTGATGGCGCTGACGATCTCGACCGGGTTCGTGGTCGACGACGCGATCGTCATGATCGAAAACATCTCGCGCTATATCGAGGAAGGGGAAACGCCACTCCAGGCGGCGCTCAAGGGCTCCGCGCAGATCGGTTTCACGATCCTGTCGCTGACGGTCTCGCTCATCGCGGTGCTCATCCCGCTGCTGTTCATGGGCGACGTCGTCGGCCGGCTGTTCCGCGAATTCGCCGTGACGCTGGGCGTGACCATCCTCATCTCGGCAGTCGTCTCGCTGACGCTGACGCCGATGATGTGCGCGAAGCTGCTCAGGCACCATCCCCCGAAAGATGCTGAGGCCGTCTCCAAGTTCAAGTTTTACGACCGGGTCGTCGCCGGATACGGCAGAACGCTCCGGGTGGTGCTCCGGCACCAGGGGCTGACGCTGCTCGTGGCGGCGGGGACGCTCGTCCTGACCATCGCACTTTATGTCTTCGTTCCGAAGGGCTTCTTCCCCGTGCAGGACACGGGTGTCATCCTGGGCGTCTCCGAGGCGCCCCAGAGCATCTCGTTCACGGAAATGGCCCGTCGGCAGCAGGCGCTGGCCGGGGTGATCCTCGCCGATCCGGCGGTCGAGAGCCTGTCGTCGTTCATCGGAGTCGACGGCACGAACGCGACGCTGAACAGCGGACGGGTACTCATCAACCTCAAGCCGCTCGACAAGCGCGACGCGGACGCGACCGGCGTCATCCGGCGGCTCCAGCCCGCGCTGGTGAAGCTCGGCGGGATCATGCTTTACCTCCAGCCGGTGCAGGACCTCTCCGTCGAGGACCGGGTGAGCCGGACCCAGTACCAGTACACGCTCGAGGACCCCGACATGAAGGAGCTGGCCATCTGGACGCCGCGCCTGGTCGAACGTCTGCGCGCCCTGCCGGAACTGCGCGACGTCAGCGCCGACATCCAGGACCAGGGGCTTCGCGCGTCGCTGGTCATCGACCGCGCGACGGCGTCCCGGCTGGGCATCACCCCGCAGATGATCGATGACGCGCTCTACGACGCGTTCGGCCAGCGGCAGGTCTCGACGATCTTCACGCAGCTCAACCAGTACCGGGTCGTCCTGGCGGTCAAGCCCGACTTCAGCCGCGGCCCGGCGGGGCTCGACGCGATCCGGGTCCGCAGCGCGGGCGGCGGGCAGGTGCCGCTTTCCGCAATCGCGCGAATCGAGGAGACGACCGGCACGCTCGTGGTGAGCCGGCAGGGCCAGTTCCCCGTGACGACGCTTTCGTTCAACCTGGCGCCGGGGGAGTCGCTGGGCGCGGCGTCGAAGGCGGTCACGGCGGCGACGGCGGGGCTGGGCATTCCGGCCAGCATCCGGGGCGGTTTCCAGGGGACCGCTGCGGCGTTCCACGATTCGTTGGCCAACGAGCCGATCCTGATCCTCGCGGCGCTGGTCACCGTCTACATCGTCCTGGGCGTCCTTTACGAAAGCTATATCCACCCGGTCACGATCCTGTCCACCCTTCCGTCGGCCGGCGTCGGCGCCATCCTGGCGCTGCTCCTGTTCCGGATCGAGTTCACGGTCATCGCGCTGATCGGCCTCATCCTGCTGATCGGCATCGTCAAGAAAAACGCGATCATGATGATCGACTTCGCGCTCGAGGCCGAGCGCAAGGAGGGGAAGCCCCCCGACGAGGCGATCTACCAGGCGTGCCTCCTGCGCTTCCGGCCGATCATGATGACGACGATGGCGGCGCTCCTGGGCGCGCTGCCGATGGCGGCGGGGTCGGGCGTGGGTTCCGAGCTTCGCCGGCCGATGGGGATCGCGATCGTGGGCGGGCTGATTCTCAGCCAACTCCTCACGCTCTACACGACGCCGGTCATCTACCTGGCGTTCGATCGGCTGGCGCGGCGCGTCACGGGACGGAGCGCGGCGAGCGAGATTGCGGAAACCGATCCGGTGGCGCCATGA